ATGTCTCTCTTCTCCTTCAAAGTTCAGAAAGCTAGTTCAATAGAAGATTGGCACTTgataataaaaattgttttgtttgtagATTCATACTTGCAGTGACTTAACTTCTTTCTGAGGGAAGGCTTGGAACAATTATATTTTACATGTGCTTACTTGCAGTTTAAATGCCATTCTGGACTTTTTGCCCAAGCAGAGGCGGACAGGTTTGTTCTCAGCAACTCAAACTCAAGAGGTGGAGAACCTGGTGAGGGCAGGTCTCCGGAATCCTGTCCGCATCTCCGTGAAAGAGAAGGGAGTGGCAGCAAGCAACACACAGAAAACTCCAACACGCCTGGAGAACTATTATATGGTGTGAACCTCTGCGCTTCGTGATAGTTTCTtgttccctctccttttttcctggCTCTATTAATAAGTTGTTGAAGTCTTGGCCTGTTAGGGTCACATTAGTGGAGGAACCAGAAGTCTCAAAGACATAAAGCTTTTGCAGGTTCTCCAAAGATCAGTAATCAAGCTAGCGAGAAAGATCTAAATTAGTAACCCTGTTGTTTCCTGCTCTGTGAGTTTTGTTTGAGTGGTCAGGAGCTGTTGTAACCCTAAACTGGCTGCGCTGCTGTTGCGGCTCCTTGACCTGCTTAGAGTGGCTGGGTTGTGGGAGGAGGCTTTGGCCATTtcagggaagtggctgagggaaacgtgggatgctgctgcaggagaggggtTACGGCTGGGGATGGCAACACTGGGAGCTtaagtgtttgtttttccttaaagcaAGGTACATAAGAGTAACATTCCACATGATGAACTGTGGTACAAATGATCAGTATTAAAAATTCTGCCTGTAGGTATTTATCGGTGCACAGTGAATGGGGGGAACTGGCAGATCACTTTGTTTCAAGtccattttcttactttttttttcttttttcttttgcattgtaTAGATCtgcaaagcagatgaaaaatttaATCAGTTGGTGCATTTCCTTCGACAgcacaaacaggaaaaacatcttGTCTTTTTCAGGTAATGCTGTTTGCGCTTCATTCTGAAAAGAGTATGGTGGTCCTTAAATTCCCAAACTGTGCCCTGCATTGACAAGGACACAGCTGTTTTAAAAGTGATTAATTTTAATAGTTGCCATGTAGAATATGGTGCTAAAAAGAGATTGATCAGTGCTTCATGTCTGGATTGTGTTGAACTGTATTAAGCAAAACATAGATTTTTATATGGATTTTTAAAGTAAGGCATTATAGATAGTTATATGACAATTATAAAAATtatgtacatattttaaataaaataggcaatagcatgtatttttttaaaggtatctGACCACTCTAGCATGACTGTCTAAACCAGATTAAAAATGCAGCATAATCTTTTGCTTTTACATCTGTCTTTGTCACAACAGCACGTGTGCCTGTGTGGAATACTATGGGAAGGCTTTGGAATCCTTAATTAAACAAGTGAAAATAATGAGCATTCATgggaaaatgaaacacaagCGTAACAAGATTTTTACTGAGTTTCGGAAGCTCCCAGGGTAAGAACATATGTAAAGGCTAAACCAGGCAGAAGTAAAAAGTAGTAAGGGTGTGCAATTTTGTCTGACAATATTTTTCTGCCACTGAAGCACTGAGGAGCGGTGCTGCGCTGAGGGCAATGCTACAAGTAGGTTCTGAATGTATTTATAACAACACAAACTATCGTTAGGGTCTCAAGGTATGATCACAAACAAAGCTAAAATGtggctggagcgtgtccagcCTGACGTAGATAATCTGTGTGGCAGCATGGAAGGTGCAGGAAGATGGATTTGGGATATCCTGCAGCCTGGGACCCGCTGTGGTTTGCGCTCTTGCTGGCCAAACATGCGTGCTGTGAACCTGTCGTTACCGCTgcgatcccagcttctgctttcACAGGGCAGTGTGACAACCACGTGTTAGCCTTGCTGCTtaatgtggtggtggtagggGAGTGGTAATGAAAATAACCTTTTCTGAGTGGAAACGCAGGACTCTGGTTTGTTAgcatataatgaaaaatatggCAACACAGTGCTGTAACTTACCTGCAGAAAAGTGTTCTGTCAGCTTTGCAGGATGTTGTTAAGAGACTCTTGCCTTACTAGCTGTCATTTTTTATTGCATGGGACCTGAGTTTTAGCAGTTTAtgttgtaagaaaaataattaccaaCAGACTGgaacagctgtttaaaatagTACGCtaaatttttcagtctcttaaatgttttattaaaaggtTTATCATATTACATCCAGCTGCGGTGGACGCAGTGGTGATTTAAAACCAGAACTTGTCGTAGGAAATTGATTTTTTCATAGTGATGTAATGTAAATCATGTTCCTTATAGCTACTTTGTAATATTTTGTctcttttgaaaaaacaaatgttttaaaaccttttgtTCCTCACTGTCCAGTGCAGATGCAGAATAtgcagctggggtggtgggagacCGGCTCTTCTCAAATCACAGTTTAATgacaaaattctttttcttcttcctagtGGCATTTTAGTTTGCACTGATGTGATGGCCCGCGGCATCGACATTCCAGAGGTGCACTGGGTTTTACAGTATGACCCACCGAGCAGTGCAAGGTACGCCTTCAGGTCTGAAAACTTTAGCTCTGCTTCTGGTCACATTACTGTACTGTTCCGATCCAAACTGGGAACACGCAGCTGTGGAAAACATGGTATCACTGCTTGGGAGCTGCTCCAAGTGCACACATGAACCCACGTTTGTGAGCAGAGGCACCCTGGTGTCAGGCTTAGTGTGAGAATATGAAAGATGTAGTGAGAGGTGAGATGCTGGGGTGAACGAGAGCAGCAATAGGAGTGGGGAGAGCGCTCTTCGAGGAACGGGATGTTGAAAGCTCACATGAAAGGCGCTTTTCCGTGTATTTCGGCTTCCGTTGTCGTAGTTCTCCATACAACTTGCTTAAACATCACCCCCAAACCAGGTTCCCCTTGCTTTAGCACACAGCCCTGACCTGTGTGGGACTGCTGTGCATCTCTTGTATTGCGTTCTACTGATTCCGGTGGGTTTAGTTCAAGTGTACAGCGCCCTGTGCTTCCCGTCCTGCAGGACTGgcccttctgctgcctgcctaATGCTTTACACTCAGGCTGAGCGTCCCCTCCTGGCTTAGCTCTGGGCTGTGTCGTTTCAGCGCCTTTGTGCATCGGTGTGGTCGGACAGCGCGGATTGGCAATGTCGGTAGTGCGCTTGTGTTTTTGCTTCCCATGGAAGAATCGTACGTTAACTTTCTCTCCATCAACCAAAAGGTCAGTAGACTGTCACTGTACCTCAAAGCAGGGAAGAGCATGGCGATGGGCTTACTAACAGGAGCTTTGAAATCGGCATTTGTAGAATTTAAGGTCATACGCATCGGTAATGCTTTAGCAGAGGTGCCAAATTGAAGCAAAGATGAGAGCTGCTTATTCATCGCCAAATGCAACTATGTGTGGGAACACAATCACTCCCAGTGTTACCCACCGAGTGTGTGATGGGAATACGTGATGCACTGAGCCGGGAAAGGCTCTGCATCTCCAAGGGTGTGTAGATGGAGCATTTCCAGAAGGACAGCACTGGCTTACACTCcgacccccagccctgccacccccgTCATACACTGCACCCTCTGTGCCGCTGGTTTGTAACTCTTGAGAACTACCCGTGCCTGGTCCTGCATTTGTGGGATTAATTGTATAAATTCTGCAGGAGCCTGCTAATGAGAACGTGGCTTGGTAAGGTATGAGGGGAGGATGGtgcctccctgcagctgtggtGTGTGAACTCCTCTGCTGGGTAGGacagctgcgtggggctggaTGGTGGGCGCGTGGTGGAATGgccgaggaggaggaaggaggctCAAAGCTGACTGAAGATGaaccagggaaggaaggagcacGCGTTCCAACATGCGTTTTACATCACTCCGCTGaacttttcctttggttttgtatttcttttccgGTTTTCAGTGTCCCATGCAGGAAATGAAACCACAGACAAACGTGGTAGATCTTCTTCCAAAACTGCAGTCTCTGGCCCTAGCTGACCGGGCAGTGTTCGAGAAAGGGATGAAAGCTTTTGTGTCTTACGTCCAGGCTTATGCCAAACATGAATGTAATCTGATCTTCCGAACGAGAGGTAATTCCCAGCAGGGGCTGGCATCTTCTACTCTTCTGTTCAGAAGacagtgtttggttttgggaaAAAACAGTCTTACTGTCCACAAGCTTCAGCTCCTGATTCCTGAGGTCACTGCAGCCTCAGGTTctgaaaaaactatttttttcaaacaactTGTTTCTCATTGTTTTCAAGAGAAAACATGAGCGAGTTTGACCAAACTGacaaaagcataaataaagGTGACTTAGTATTGTTACAATACAGGAAGATAATGTTGcgttgttgtcttttttttttcctctgacttgCTAagttaaattaactttttatcCAGCAAGAAACTGACTTTataatctttattttaacagaTCTGGATTTTGCTAGCCTTGCTAAAGGTTTTGCATTGTTAAAAATGCCAAAGATGCCTGAACTAAGAGGAAAATCTTTTCCAGACTTTACTCCAGTTGCTGTTAATACAGACTCCATTTCATTTAAGgataaaaacagagaaaaacagagacaaaGGCAATTagaacaacaaagaaaagaaagagaggaaaatggagggaaaaagaaattcttaaaGAACAAAGCCTGGTCCAAACAGAAAGccaagagggagaagaaaaagaaagtaacagCTAAAAGGAAGCGTGAAGAGGTAAATTGTGTCCgttttattaaaatgcatgcGATTACTCTGGCATAGGTACATGCTCTCCAATGGCAGAGCACCATGGGATTTTAGTTGGATGGAACTGACAATGGTAAATTAACTTTTTCAGACCTTGAAGCAggcaaagcttaaaaaaaattaagagaatcATTTTAAAGCCAAACACTAAAACACTTTCTCAGCACCCTGATGCTAGTCAGTAATGTCCCCAGCAGAGGTAGCAcgtttttatttctcagaggTGCAGCAGCATGGCATGATGATGGACAGCATttccctcccccgccccgcccccctttgctttttccagttctcaaCACTTGTAACCAAGTGTTAGACAGTTTCGCAGGTAGAAACAGAGTATCATTTCCTGATGCTTGGCTAATCCTGGCAAAATCTGCTTTGTAAACTTCTCTTGTATTCAGCTGTATAGAATGAAAACTTTTTGGTGCTGTGTTTAATTTGTTGTTTATTAACTGCCAACAGGGCTCTGATATTGAAGATGAGGATATGGAAGAGTTGCTGAATGACACAAGACtcttgaaaaaattaaaaaagggaaaaattagtGAAGAAGAGTTTGAGAAGAGACTAACAGGCAGCCAGAGTAGACTCAAAGCAGAAACTGTTGCTGACTTACAGTCTGAAGGCTGACAGTTATTGTAACCacttttttacattaaaatattgccTATTTCaataaaaccatatttttataacaaaatgACAACGCAGAGAACAGAATCTTCATAAAGAGACATGGTGTCTATAAAGACAGACAAACCAGCCTGCAGCTGAGAACCAAGCCGAAAGCCCTGCTCTTGTGCAGTGTGACAGGAGCTGCAGAGTTCAGTCAGCAGCCTCCTGCGTGttcttgttctggtttttttttctggtacgTACCACAGATGAGTAAGTAACAGTATACCTCGGAATAAGTTTGAATACACCataaggtattttatttttaaatatcaaaatacTCCAcccatctttaaaataatttatttgaggCCTTTAGAAGCTGTAGTAacttttggatatttttttaagtggtcCATCCACAGGTAATGTCTTGCATTGAAAACTCAAGGCAGCTGATAATTACATTAATCCTTATAATGTCATTTCCTTACCATCTCCATGTAACTTGTATCATCTTCCAAGTTCTTGGAACTGTGACAGTCCCTGAAGAAGAGTGCACCGAGTTCTTTTTGTTACAGGTAGAGTTTAATAAGTTCATCACTGACAGCTGATGGAGTTAACACACCGAGGTCTGTGAACAGGAGTGTAATTAGCGATGGTGATGTGTAGTCAATCCAGGGATGCTCCTCTGTTAGATTCTGACTTGTTTTCAGAGTGTCTGCTTTATACTAGAAGGAAACGGGGATCATTAGTTATTACACAACTGCAAGTTAAAACCTCTTTCAGGCAGGAGCGGTGCTACAGCCTTGAGCAGATGTTTGTGGTAAAACTGACGGAAATCAAGTGCTTAAAAATGAGGCACAGGCTGGCACCATCTTGGTCTCAGATGTTTTATCTTGTGTATAAAGTACAATTTGTAGTTCTGAAGTGTATTGATTTAACTGTTTCTTGCCCTCAGCTGTTCCTGCACCCTAAAGGAACTGCTTTAGGAACTAAATGTTGGCATTAAGACAGATCATGGCTGTTTGGCATGTGACTGTAACATGGAGTAACTCCATGTTGGGTAAAGTAAGCTATAGCAGAGAGAGCCAGATACATGAAGACATGCTCAGACAGATATTTCATAGACATGTAAGCGTGCATCTCAGCTGGCTAAGAAGTAATTTGAATTTCTCTTACCTTAAATTTATCAGGGACATCCTGCTGATTTAGAGGGAAAAGTCTTACAAACTTGAAACTCTCTGCTACCACATAAAACGGCTTATTCTGAGCTTTGGCGCACACAGCAATCTGATTAGTGCCAATCTGTGGAGACAGATGGAAAAGAACACGTAGATCCGGTACTAGCGTGATCAACATTGCCCGGTTTCCAACAATAAATAGATGTTTAATGGATAATGTCCaaatagaaaagatttttcagaaagccaTGAATTCTTCAAAGCAACTTGAAAAGCCTAGAGTTTACACAATGATGTAATAAAAAACCCCCTACCTCTTACCTTGTTAATAATGCCTCCACTTTCAACTACACCTTCAGCACCAACTAAGACCAGGTCCACTTTCTCCATAATGTAGCTGTTGAaagggggagaggtggggaaAGCCAAGTCTTACTGGGTAATACGACAAATCACTTgctgaacagaacagaaattagTAAATCAGTCTTTCACTTTTCTGAACTAGTTTCATCTACCTCTGTAAGTCCACGTGCTGTTACACGTCCCTGGAGCGAGCTTTTATCTGCTTCCCTGGCAGGGATATTAAGTAACAGtatctcctccagctgcagctgaccTCAGCAATTGTGTAAATGCTGGAAGAAGCTGGAATCTGACTAGGACTGATACTCGGGGATGGGAACATGGGTGCTGTGGTAAGATACTAACTACAGTGAATCGTAACAGTGCTGTGATAACCTTGGCCAAATACATAGGATGCTCCTCATCTAATCCCCCCTTTTTTCACATCCCTCGGATGTCTTTTGttaatggaaaatacagatctaaaaagaaaactatcaaCTAAGTGATGTGAACAGATTTAATGCGCTAAACAGGCCTTGCAGACTTGTCCCGTCAGGCCACCATCTTCCCTAGATCAGAAGTGCCTCAGTAAGCAGCCTGGTGTGTATTCTCTTGGAGGCATTCTCTCTGGCATTTTGCACTTCTGCAAGACTTGAGGTTCAGATTTATTacagttctttcttttcttatgttttgGACTTCTACTAAACAGTGGTAATTTAGCAAATCCCTTAAGAAACCCCAAAATGTTAACAAGTCTGCAAACTAAGAAAAACAGCAACCTTTTTGTGTAGCACCTCAGTTCTCTTTTACAGATATCCCCAAGTTCCACACTTAAGCCCGAcacctttttttcattctaacaTGCAAACATCACATATTGGTTTGTAGCAGACATATTCTCTTAATTGTGCAGCTAAAGGTGTAATTTGTTTAGCTTGTTTCATGACTACAGCAAGTCGAGTAATAACCTCTGTAGTTTGAACAAGCTTCTAGGAAACATATATAAGActgtcaaaataaaattgtgatgAAAAATACTCAGATTTAACGATCAGATTTACCCAACTGCCGCATCCAGAATC
This genomic interval from Falco peregrinus isolate bFalPer1 chromosome 2, bFalPer1.pri, whole genome shotgun sequence contains the following:
- the DDX55 gene encoding ATP-dependent RNA helicase DDX55 isoform X2, giving the protein MSNKDVAAEAVTGSGKTLAFVIPILEILLRREEKLKKMQVGAVIITPTRELAIQIDEVLSHFTKHFPKFSQILLIGGRNPMEDVEKFKERGGNIIVATPGRLEDLFRRKADGLDLASCVKSLDVLVLDEADRLLDMGFEASLNAILDFLPKQRRTGLFSATQTQEVENLVRAGLRNPVRISVKEKGVAASNTQKTPTRLENYYMICKADEKFNQLVHFLRQHKQEKHLVFFSTCACVEYYGKALESLIKQVKIMSIHGKMKHKRNKIFTEFRKLPGGILVCTDVMARGIDIPEVHWVLQYDPPSSASAFVHRCGRTARIGNVGSALVFLLPMEESYVNFLSINQKCPMQEMKPQTNVVDLLPKLQSLALADRAVFEKGMKAFVSYVQAYAKHECNLIFRTRDLDFASLAKGFALLKMPKMPELRGKSFPDFTPVAVNTDSISFKDKNREKQRQRQLEQQRKEREENGGKKKFLKNKAWSKQKAKREKKKKVTAKRKREEGSDIEDEDMEELLNDTRLLKKLKKGKISEEEFEKRLTGSQSRLKAETVADLQSEG
- the DDX55 gene encoding ATP-dependent RNA helicase DDX55 isoform X1, whose protein sequence is MEAVTEGSWESLPVALSPGVLRALRELGFARMTPVQSATIPLFMSNKDVAAEAVTGSGKTLAFVIPILEILLRREEKLKKMQVGAVIITPTRELAIQIDEVLSHFTKHFPKFSQILLIGGRNPMEDVEKFKERGGNIIVATPGRLEDLFRRKADGLDLASCVKSLDVLVLDEADRLLDMGFEASLNAILDFLPKQRRTGLFSATQTQEVENLVRAGLRNPVRISVKEKGVAASNTQKTPTRLENYYMICKADEKFNQLVHFLRQHKQEKHLVFFSTCACVEYYGKALESLIKQVKIMSIHGKMKHKRNKIFTEFRKLPGGILVCTDVMARGIDIPEVHWVLQYDPPSSASAFVHRCGRTARIGNVGSALVFLLPMEESYVNFLSINQKCPMQEMKPQTNVVDLLPKLQSLALADRAVFEKGMKAFVSYVQAYAKHECNLIFRTRDLDFASLAKGFALLKMPKMPELRGKSFPDFTPVAVNTDSISFKDKNREKQRQRQLEQQRKEREENGGKKKFLKNKAWSKQKAKREKKKKVTAKRKREEGSDIEDEDMEELLNDTRLLKKLKKGKISEEEFEKRLTGSQSRLKAETVADLQSEG